The following coding sequences are from one Mycolicibacterium aichiense window:
- a CDS encoding formate/nitrite transporter family protein: MSSTSQRQLGDSDSPIEDELEAAFNRMVDEGGQRLHRSWREVLVTGFFGGTEVAVGVLAYLSVLHETHNQLLAGVAFSIGFLALLLGRSELFTEGFLVPVTTVAAKRASVGQLAKLWSGTLVSNLVGGWVIMALIIAAFPKLRSQTITSAEHFVGEPLSVQTMSLAVLGGMVITLMTRMQHGTDSVPGKIAAAVAGAFVLAGLQLFHSILDSLLIFGALSTGEAPFGYLDWLGWFWYTLVGNIVGGLVLVTLLRLLRSKERLKDERRDADDPATD; this comes from the coding sequence GTGAGTTCAACGAGCCAGCGCCAGCTGGGCGATTCAGACAGCCCGATCGAGGATGAACTCGAGGCCGCCTTCAACCGCATGGTCGACGAGGGCGGTCAGCGGCTGCACCGCAGCTGGCGCGAAGTCCTGGTCACCGGATTCTTCGGCGGCACCGAGGTCGCGGTGGGGGTGCTGGCCTACCTGTCCGTGCTGCATGAGACCCATAACCAACTGCTCGCCGGAGTGGCGTTCTCCATCGGGTTCCTGGCACTGCTGCTCGGCCGAAGCGAGCTGTTCACCGAAGGATTCCTGGTTCCCGTCACGACGGTGGCCGCCAAGCGTGCCAGCGTGGGTCAGCTGGCCAAGCTGTGGAGCGGCACGCTGGTGTCCAACCTGGTCGGCGGGTGGGTGATCATGGCGCTGATCATCGCGGCGTTCCCCAAACTCAGGAGCCAAACCATCACCTCCGCCGAGCATTTCGTCGGCGAACCGCTGTCGGTGCAGACGATGTCGCTGGCCGTGCTGGGCGGCATGGTGATCACGTTGATGACCCGGATGCAGCACGGCACCGACTCGGTACCCGGCAAGATCGCGGCCGCCGTGGCCGGTGCGTTCGTCCTGGCCGGACTGCAGCTGTTTCACTCGATCCTGGACTCGCTGTTGATCTTTGGTGCCCTGTCGACCGGTGAGGCGCCCTTCGGCTACCTCGATTGGCTGGGGTGGTTCTGGTACACGCTGGTCGGCAACATCGTCGGCGGCTTGGTGCTGGTGACGCTGCTGCGACTCCTGCGGAGCAAGGAGCGGCTCAAGGACGAGCGTCGCGACGCCGACGATCCCGCGACGGACTAG